The proteins below come from a single Malus domestica chromosome 03, GDT2T_hap1 genomic window:
- the LOC139194642 gene encoding F-box/kelch-repeat protein At3g06240-like: protein MFTDAAYNGIHFMHLDKFLDHKYHDDRNDTGDPSVVAAIKHEYVYKEVPGVWVSMLCSRNDLLFCMMCYLRLYLVNLSTKETKKLPTIPKEEKYRSSINLYGIGFDHSTYEHKVVKGLYTKYNCLINLLLYDFDEDGVFSVYTLEADSWRTIEGSLPYRFCASEPGIVLNGDLHWFRERLGDQSRLIVSVALTGEERVREIPLPLDCGYAGSTNRRMKLGVFR from the coding sequence ATGTTTACTGATGCGGCATATAATGGCATTCACTTCATGCATCTCGACAAGTTTCTAGATCATAAGTATCACGATGATCGTAATGATACCGGTGATCCAAGTGTAGTAGCAGCCATCAAGCACGAGTATGTTTATAAAGAAGTGCCAGGTGTTTGGGTTTCCATGTTGTGTTCCCGTAACGACCTGTTGTTTTGCATGATGTGCTACTTGAGGTTATATTTGGTTAACCTCTCCACCAAGGAAACCAAGAAACTACCAACAATACCAAAAGAAGAGAAGTATCGTAGTTCAATCAATCTATATGGGATTGGATTTGATCATTCCACTTATGAACACAAGGTGGTTAAGGGACTCTACACGAAATACAATTGCTTAATCAACCTCTTGCTTTATGATTTTGATGAAGATGGCGTGTTTAGTGTTTATACGTTGGAAGCCGATTCTTGGAGAACGATCGAGGGATCACTTCCCTACAGATTTTGTGCAAGTGAACCAGGGATTGTGCTGAATGGAGATCTCCACTGGTTCAGGGAAAGACTCGGAGACCAGTCACGGTTAATTGTTTCTGTTGCTCTAACGGGGGAGGAGAGGGTTCGAGAAATTCCACTCCCGCTTGACTGTGGTTATGCCGGAAGTACTAATCGAAGGATGAAACTGGGAGTCTTCAGATAA
- the LOC103422724 gene encoding protein disulfide isomerase-like 5-1 — protein MKTHSASLVFVSVLLFLLPILTTHAEAEVITLTADTFSDKVKERDTAWFVKFCVPWCKHCKNMGTLWEDLGKTVEGEDEIEVGEVDCSTSKPVCSKVDIHSYPTFKVFYDGEEVAKYQGPRDVDSLKNFVLEEAEKAATRAQLDNDKEL, from the exons ATGAAAACCCACTCTGCTTCTCTAGTTTTCGTCTCagttcttctctttcttcttccaatcctaACAACCCATGCCGAAGCTGAGGTTATAACCCTAACCGCCGACACCTTCTCGGACAAG GTGAAGGAGAGAGACACGGCATGGTTTGTGAAATTCTGTGTACCGTGGTGTAAACATTG TAAGAACATGGGTACGTTGTGGGAGGACCTTGGGAAGACAGTGGAAGGTGAAGACGAAATAGAGGTTGGGGAAGTTGATTGCAGTACGAGTAAACCCGTATGTTCCAAAGTTGACATTCATTCGTATCCTACGTTTAAAGTATTCTATGATGGTGAAGAAGTCGCAAAATATCAAG GGCCGAGGGATGTTGACTCACTTAAAAACTTTGTCTTAGAAGAAGCCGAAAAGGCAGCAACAAGGGCACAGCTTGACAATGATAAAGAGTTGTAG
- the LOC103418845 gene encoding histidine biosynthesis bifunctional protein hisIE, chloroplastic-like isoform X2 — MAIPHLHSVQSVRVSSSCRISFPNQYHYGRSNFSRKSSSLIYASTSNFDRDLHLQLKVETVLDSVKWDDKGLAVAIAQNVDTEAILMQGFANREAVATTISSRKATFYSRSQSTLWTKGETSNNFINVQEIFLDCDRDSIIYLGELDGPTCHTGSEMCRYTPVLDLLEHRQRKEELEVQENGKPSWTRRLLSDEKLLCSKTRGGRAMPNTGGE, encoded by the exons ATGGCGATTCCACACTTGCATTCTGTGCAATCTGTGAGAGTTTCTTCCTCGTGCCGCATTTCCTTTCCTAACCAGTATCATTATGGTAGAAGCAATTTCAGCAGAAAGAGCAGTTCTCTTATTTATGCTTCCACCAGCAACTTTGACAGGGACCTCCATCTTCAATTAAAG GTTGAAACAGTGTTAGATAGTGTAAAATGGGATGACAAAGGTTTAGCAGTGGCCATAGCTCAAAACGTTGACACAGAAGCCATCTTGATGCAAGGCTTTGCTAACAGGGAGGCAGTGGCCACGACAATTTCCTCACGGAAGGCTACATTCTACAGTCGGTCGCAATCAACCTTGTGGACAAAGGGAGAGACCTCCAATAATTTCATTAATGTCCAAGAAATCTTCCTTGATTGTGACCGAGACTCT ATAATATACCTTGGGGAGCTTGATGGACCTACCTGCCACACAGGGTCAGAGATGTGCCGTTACACCCCAGTGCTTGATTTGTTGGAACATCGACAG CGAAAAGAAGAATTAGAAGTTCAAGAGAATGGAAAACCCTCGTGGACTCGCCGTCTACTATCTGATGAGAAGTTGTTGTGCTCAAAAACCAG AGGCGGACGAGCTATGCCAAACACTGGAGGAGAATGA
- the LOC103422051 gene encoding vicilin-like seed storage protein At2g28490 gives MGNKVIRFVVLMLVMCYGVSMTVGYTGDQDEGWRTGTTEEKEDWKEEQESGGRRRWPEKKEEEQYPEWGGVESREDRFLLPEAKHVVKTAAGEMRVVMGALGRAVYKPMHIGFITMEPKSLFIPQYLDSNLILFVCRGEVKVGLIYKDELGERRLKAGDVYIIPAGSPFYLVNTGEGQRVHIICSIDISESLGMGLQSFFIGGGSNPQSVIAGFDHEVLANAFNVTSSELSEMFTSQQQGPIVFVPESHSPSVWSKFLRLKQQDRLQEMKSMFDIQQEDHHQGKSETWSWRKLLNSVFGTDSNENKRRDDYDKKRRGDYDKGKGRGKSPDSYNLYDKKPNFRNNYGWSMQLDHSDYSPLEHSGIGVYLVNLTAGSMMAPHVNPRATEYGIVLRGSGTLQIVFPNGTQAINAKIKEGDVFWVPRYFAFCQIASRTGPLEFFGFTTSARKNRPQFLVGAASVLQELKGPELAAAFSVSEDRLRKFIDAQREAVILPTAQAAPPYKEERKPPKEEEEERKQQQPEEGERREGERRGDAGRGEGRREDDRGDKGRFERVPEVIKSIGNDMVMGFD, from the exons atgggaAACAAAGTGATCAGGTTTGTGGTTTTGATGCTGGTGATGTGCTATGGAGTTTCAATGACGGTGGGGTACACTGGTGACCAGGATGAGGGTTGGAGGACAGGGACGACGGAGGAGAAAGAAGATTGGAAGGAGGAGCAGGAAAGCGGTGGGAGAAGGAGGTGgccggagaagaaggaggaggagcaaTATCCGGAATGGGGAGGAGTAGAATCGAGAGAAGATAGGTTTTTGCTGCCAGAAGCAAAGCATGTAGTGAAAACTGCAGCAGGAGAGATGAGAGTGGTGATGGGTGCGCTTGGTAGGGCTGTATATAAGCCCATGCATATTGGGTTTATTACCATGGAGCCTAAGTCCCTCTTTATTCCTCAGTATCTCGACTCCAATCTCATCCTCTTCGTCTGCAGAG GAGAAGTAAAGGTGGGGTTGATCTACAAAGATGAATTGGGAGAGAGGAGATTGAAGGCAGGGGATGTGTATATAATTCCAGCTGGGTCTCCATTTTACTTGGTGAATACTGGGGAGGGCCAGAGGGTTCACATCATTTGCAGCATCGACATTTCTGAGAGTTTGGGAATGGGTTTGCAG TCTTTCTTCATTGGCGGAGGAAGCAACCCGCAGTCTGTTATTGCTGGATTTGACCATGAAGTACTTGCAAATGCCTTCAAT GTCACGTCATCAGAACTAAGCGAAATGTTCACAAGTCAACAACAAGGTCCGATTGTCTTTGTGCCCGAATCTCATTCGCCAAGCGTCTGGTCGAAATTCCTCCGGCTAAAACAGCAAGACAGACTTCAAGAAATGAAGAGTATGTTTGACATCCAACAAGAAGATCATCACCAAGGCAAATCAGAAACATGGTCATGGAGGAAGCTCTTGAACTCGGTGTTTGGCACTGATTCGAACGAAAACAAGAGGCGAGATGACTATGACAAGAAGAGGCGAGGTGACTATGACAAGGGCAAGGGAAGAGGAAAATCACCGGACTCTTACAATCTCTACGACAAAAAACCCAACTTCAGAAACAACTACGGATGGAGCATGCAGCTCGATCATTCAGATTACTCACCGTTGGAACACTCTGGAATTGGCGTTTACCTTGTCAACCTCACCGCCGGTTCAATGATGGCACCACATGTGAATCCCAGAGCGACAGAATACGGCATAGTGTTGAGAGGCTCCGGAACGCTACAGATTGTGTTCCCAAATGGGACACAAGCCATAAATGCCAAGATAAAAGAAGGTGATGTGTTTTGGGTGCCGAGGTACTTCGCATTCTGTCAAATCGCGTCAAGAACCGGACCACTTGAGTTCTTCGGATTCACAACTTCCGCTCGGAAGAACAGGCCTCAGTTTTTGGTCGGTGCAGCATCCGTTCTTCAGGAGCTCAAAGGACCCGAGCTTGCAGCTGCTTTCAGCGTGAGCGAGGACCGGTTGAGAAAGTTTATTGATGCTCAGCGTGAGGCAGTGATCTTGCCTACGGCACAAGCAGCACCTCCGTACAAGGAAGAGAGGAAGCCACcgaaggaggaagaggaagagaggaagcaGCAGCAGCCGGAGGAAGGCGAGAGAAGAGAGGGCGAGAGAAGGGGGGATGCGGGAAGGGGCGAGGGAAGAAGGGAGGATGACAGAGGGGATAAGGGGAGGTTTGAGAGGGTGCCGGaggtgatcaagagtattgggAATGACATGGTTATGGGATTTGATTGA
- the LOC103418845 gene encoding histidine biosynthesis bifunctional protein hisIE, chloroplastic-like isoform X1: MAIPHLHSVQSVRVSSSCRISFPNQYHYGRSNFSRKSSSLIYASTSNFDRDLHLQLKVETVLDSVKWDDKGLAVAIAQNVDTEAILMQGFANREAVATTISSRKATFYSRSQSTLWTKGETSNNFINVQEIFLDCDRDSIIYLGELDGPTCHTGSEMCRYTPVLDLLEHRQRKEELEVQENGKPSWTRRLLSDEKLLCSKTRKRRTSYAKHWRRMKIGCVLPRRWHMCFIMAWLCWAVKA; this comes from the exons ATGGCGATTCCACACTTGCATTCTGTGCAATCTGTGAGAGTTTCTTCCTCGTGCCGCATTTCCTTTCCTAACCAGTATCATTATGGTAGAAGCAATTTCAGCAGAAAGAGCAGTTCTCTTATTTATGCTTCCACCAGCAACTTTGACAGGGACCTCCATCTTCAATTAAAG GTTGAAACAGTGTTAGATAGTGTAAAATGGGATGACAAAGGTTTAGCAGTGGCCATAGCTCAAAACGTTGACACAGAAGCCATCTTGATGCAAGGCTTTGCTAACAGGGAGGCAGTGGCCACGACAATTTCCTCACGGAAGGCTACATTCTACAGTCGGTCGCAATCAACCTTGTGGACAAAGGGAGAGACCTCCAATAATTTCATTAATGTCCAAGAAATCTTCCTTGATTGTGACCGAGACTCT ATAATATACCTTGGGGAGCTTGATGGACCTACCTGCCACACAGGGTCAGAGATGTGCCGTTACACCCCAGTGCTTGATTTGTTGGAACATCGACAG CGAAAAGAAGAATTAGAAGTTCAAGAGAATGGAAAACCCTCGTGGACTCGCCGTCTACTATCTGATGAGAAGTTGTTGTGCTCAAAAACCAG GAAGAGGCGGACGAGCTATGCCAAACACTGGAGGAGAATGAAGATAGGTTGTGTGCTGCCTCGGAGATGGCATATGTGCTTTATCATGGCATGGCTCTGCTGGGCAGTAAAGGCATGA
- the LOC103418845 gene encoding histidine biosynthesis bifunctional protein hisIE, chloroplastic-like isoform X3 — MAIPHLHSVQSVRVSSSCRISFPNQYHYGRSNFSRKSSSLIYASTSNFDRDLHLQLKVETVLDSVKWDDKGLAVAIAQNVDTEAILMQGFANREAVATTISSRKATFYSRSQSTLWTKGETSNNFINVQEIFLDCDRDSIIYLGELDGPTCHTGSEMCRYTPVLDLLEHRQVFNIESIKKKKLMHQIYTKRRIRSSREWKTLVDSPSTI; from the exons ATGGCGATTCCACACTTGCATTCTGTGCAATCTGTGAGAGTTTCTTCCTCGTGCCGCATTTCCTTTCCTAACCAGTATCATTATGGTAGAAGCAATTTCAGCAGAAAGAGCAGTTCTCTTATTTATGCTTCCACCAGCAACTTTGACAGGGACCTCCATCTTCAATTAAAG GTTGAAACAGTGTTAGATAGTGTAAAATGGGATGACAAAGGTTTAGCAGTGGCCATAGCTCAAAACGTTGACACAGAAGCCATCTTGATGCAAGGCTTTGCTAACAGGGAGGCAGTGGCCACGACAATTTCCTCACGGAAGGCTACATTCTACAGTCGGTCGCAATCAACCTTGTGGACAAAGGGAGAGACCTCCAATAATTTCATTAATGTCCAAGAAATCTTCCTTGATTGTGACCGAGACTCT ATAATATACCTTGGGGAGCTTGATGGACCTACCTGCCACACAGGGTCAGAGATGTGCCGTTACACCCCAGTGCTTGATTTGTTGGAACATCGACAGGTTTTCAACATtgaatcaattaaaaaaaaaaaactcatgcaCCAAATTTACA CGAAAAGAAGAATTAGAAGTTCAAGAGAATGGAAAACCCTCGTGGACTCGCCGTCTACTATCTGA
- the LOC103427209 gene encoding histidine biosynthesis bifunctional protein hisIE, chloroplastic isoform X2, with product MAIPHLHFVQSVRVSSPCRISFPNQYHYGGSNFSRKSSSLVYASTHNFDRDLHLQSKVETVLDNVKWDGKGLAVAIAQNVDTGAILMQGFANREAVAMTVSSRKATFYSRSRSTLWTKGETSNNFINVQEIFLDCDRDSVCHWLETCYYTPVLDFLEHRQDEEHKLALTTLYSLESTIAKRKEELEVPESGKPSWTCRLLSDEKLLCSKIREEADELCQTLEENEDRLRAALEMADVLYHGMALLARKGVKMEEVLEILRRRFSQSGIEEKRNRKS from the exons ATGGCGATTCCACACTTGCATTTTGTGCAATCTGTGAGAGTTTCTTCCCCGTGCCGCATTTCCTTTCCTAACCAGTATCATTATGGTGGAAGCAATTTCAGTAGAAAGAGCAGTTCTCTTGTTTATGCTTCCACCCACAACTTTGACAGGGACCTCCATCTTCAATCAAAG GTTGAAACAGTGTTAGACAATGTAAAATGGGATGGCAAAGGTTTAGCGGTGGCCATAGCTCAAAACGTTGACACAGGAGCCATCTTGATGCAAGGCTTTGCTAACAGGGAGGCAGTGGCCATGACAGTTTCCTCACGGAAGGCTACATTCTACAGTCGGTCGCGATCAACCTTGTGGACAAAGGGAGAGACCTCCAATAATTTCATTAATGTCCAGGAAATCTTCCTTGATTGTGACCGAGACTCCGTATGTCATTGGCT AGAGACGTGCTATTACACACCAGTGCTTGATTTCTTGGAACATCGACAG GACGAAGAACATAAATTAGCTTTGACCACTTTGTACTCATTAGAGTCGACAATTGCCAAGCGAAAAGAAGAATTAGAAGTTCCAGAGAGTGGAAAGCCCTCGTGGACTTGCCGTCTACTATCTGATGAGAAGCTGTTGTGCTCAAAAATCAG GGAAGAGGCGGACGAGCTATGCCAAACACTGGAGGAGAACGAAGATAGGCTGCGTGCTGCCTTGGAGATGGCAGATGTGCTTTATCATGGCATGGCTCTGCTGGCCCGTAAAGGCGTGAAAATGGAAGAGGTTTTGGAAATTCTTCGGCGTAGGTTTTCCCAGTCGGGTATCGAGGAAAAGAGAAACCGCAAGTCATAA
- the LOC103422071 gene encoding elongation factor 1-alpha: protein MGKEKFHINIVVIGHVDSGKSTTTGHLIYKLGGIDKRVIERFEKEAAEMNKRSFKYAWVLDKLKAERERGITIDIALWKFETTKYYCTVIDAPGHRDFIKNMITGTSQADCAVLIIDSTTGGFEAGISKDGQTREHALLAFTLGVKQMICCCNKMDATTPKYSKARYDEIVKEVSSYLKKVGYNPDKIAFVPISGFEGDNMIERSTNLDWYKGPTLLEALDLINEPKRPSDKPLRLPLQDVYKIGGIGTVPVGRVETGVVKPGMVVTFGPTGLTTEVKSVEMHHEALQEALPGDNVGFNVKNVAVKDLKRGFVASNSKDDPAKEAANFTSQVIIMNHPGQIGNGYAPVLDCHTSHIAVKFAEILTKIDRRSGKELEKEPKFLKNGDAGMVKMIPTKPMVVETFSEYPPLGRFAVRDMRQTVAVGVIKSVEKKEPTGAKVTKAAAKKK from the exons ATGGGTAAGGAAAAATTTCACATCAACATTGTGGTCATTGGACATGTCGACTCTGGGAAGTCGACCACCACTGGTCACTTGATCTACAAGCTTGGAGGAATTGACAAGCGTGTCATCGAGAGGTTCGAGAAGGAAGCTGCCGAGATGAACAAGAGGTCATTCAAGTATGCCTGGGTGTTGGACAAGCTCAAGGCTGAGCGTGAGCGTGGTATTACCATTGATATTGCCTTGTGGAAGTTTGAGACCACCAAGTACTACTGCACTGTTATTGATGCTCCCGGACATCGTGATTTCATTAAGAACATGATTACTGGTACCTCCCAGGCTGATTGTGCTGTCCTCATTATTGACTCCACCACTGGAGGTTTTGAAGCCGGTATTTCCAAGGATGGTCAGACTCGTGAGCATGCTTTGCTTGCTTTCACTCTTGGTGTCAAGCAGATGATTTGCTGCTGCAACAAA ATGGATGCCACCACTCCCAAGTACTCAAAAGCAAGGTATGATGAAATTGTTAAGGAAGTTTCATCCTACCTCAAGAAGGTTGGGTACAACCCCGACAAAATTGCCTTTGTCCCCATTTCCGGATTTGAGGGTGACAACATGATTGAGAGGTCCACCAACCTTGACTGGTACAAGGGACCAACCCTTCTTGAGGCCCTTGACCTGATCAATGAGCCTAAGAGGCCCTCAGACAAGCCCCTCCGTCTCCCACTTCAGGACGTGTACAAGATTGGTGGCATTGGAACTGTGCCTGTGGGACGAGTTGAAACTGGTGTTGTTAAGCCTGGTATGGTTGTGACCTTTGGTCCCACTGGTCTGACCACTGAAGTTAAGTCTGTTGAGATGCACCATGAAGCTCTACAGGAGGCTCTCCCAGGTGACAATGTTGGGTTCAATGTGAAGAACGTTGCTGTCAAGGATCTCAAGCGTGGTTTTGTTGCTTCCAACTCCAAGGATGATCCTGCAAAGGAGGCTGCCAACTTTACCTCTCAAGTCATCATCATGAACCACCCTGGCCAGATTGGAAATGGTTATGCTCCAGTTCTCGATTGCCACACCTCCCACATTGCCGTCAAGTTTGCTGAGATCTTGACCAAGATTGACAGGCGATCTGGTAAGGAGCTTGAGAAGGAACCGAAGTTCTTGAAGAATGGAGACGCCGGTATGGTTAAGATGATTCCCACCAAGCCCATGGTCGTCGAGACCTTCTCTGAGTACCCACCGCTTGGTCGCTTTGCTGTGAGAGACATGCGTCAGACAGTTGCCGTCGGTGTGATCAAGAGTGTGGAGAAGAAGGAGCCAACCGGTGCCAAGGTGACCAAGGCTGCAGCCAAGAAGAAATGA
- the LOC103418845 gene encoding histidine biosynthesis bifunctional protein hisIE, chloroplastic-like isoform X4 produces MAIPHLHSVQSVRVSSSCRISFPNQYHYGRSNFSRKSSSLIYASTSNFDRDLHLQLKVETVLDSVKWDDKGLAVAIAQNVDTEAILMQGFANREAVATTISSRKATFYSRSQSTLWTKGETSNNFINVQEIFLDCDRDSIIYLGELDGPTCHTGSEMCRYTPVLDLLEHRQSRQLPAKRRIRSSREWKTLVDSPSTI; encoded by the exons ATGGCGATTCCACACTTGCATTCTGTGCAATCTGTGAGAGTTTCTTCCTCGTGCCGCATTTCCTTTCCTAACCAGTATCATTATGGTAGAAGCAATTTCAGCAGAAAGAGCAGTTCTCTTATTTATGCTTCCACCAGCAACTTTGACAGGGACCTCCATCTTCAATTAAAG GTTGAAACAGTGTTAGATAGTGTAAAATGGGATGACAAAGGTTTAGCAGTGGCCATAGCTCAAAACGTTGACACAGAAGCCATCTTGATGCAAGGCTTTGCTAACAGGGAGGCAGTGGCCACGACAATTTCCTCACGGAAGGCTACATTCTACAGTCGGTCGCAATCAACCTTGTGGACAAAGGGAGAGACCTCCAATAATTTCATTAATGTCCAAGAAATCTTCCTTGATTGTGACCGAGACTCT ATAATATACCTTGGGGAGCTTGATGGACCTACCTGCCACACAGGGTCAGAGATGTGCCGTTACACCCCAGTGCTTGATTTGTTGGAACATCGACAG AGTCGACAATTGCCAGCGAAAAGAAGAATTAGAAGTTCAAGAGAATGGAAAACCCTCGTGGACTCGCCGTCTACTATCTGA
- the LOC103427209 gene encoding histidine biosynthesis bifunctional protein hisIE, chloroplastic isoform X1 has product MAIPHLHFVQSVRVSSPCRISFPNQYHYGGSNFSRKSSSLVYASTHNFDRDLHLQSKVETVLDNVKWDGKGLAVAIAQNVDTGAILMQGFANREAVAMTVSSRKATFYSRSRSTLWTKGETSNNFINVQEIFLDCDRDSIIYLGKPDGPTCHTGSETCYYTPVLDFLEHRQDEEHKLALTTLYSLESTIAKRKEELEVPESGKPSWTCRLLSDEKLLCSKIREEADELCQTLEENEDRLRAALEMADVLYHGMALLARKGVKMEEVLEILRRRFSQSGIEEKRNRKS; this is encoded by the exons ATGGCGATTCCACACTTGCATTTTGTGCAATCTGTGAGAGTTTCTTCCCCGTGCCGCATTTCCTTTCCTAACCAGTATCATTATGGTGGAAGCAATTTCAGTAGAAAGAGCAGTTCTCTTGTTTATGCTTCCACCCACAACTTTGACAGGGACCTCCATCTTCAATCAAAG GTTGAAACAGTGTTAGACAATGTAAAATGGGATGGCAAAGGTTTAGCGGTGGCCATAGCTCAAAACGTTGACACAGGAGCCATCTTGATGCAAGGCTTTGCTAACAGGGAGGCAGTGGCCATGACAGTTTCCTCACGGAAGGCTACATTCTACAGTCGGTCGCGATCAACCTTGTGGACAAAGGGAGAGACCTCCAATAATTTCATTAATGTCCAGGAAATCTTCCTTGATTGTGACCGAGACTCC ATAATATACCTTGGGAAGCCTGATGGACCTACCTGCCACACAGGGTCAGAGACGTGCTATTACACACCAGTGCTTGATTTCTTGGAACATCGACAG GACGAAGAACATAAATTAGCTTTGACCACTTTGTACTCATTAGAGTCGACAATTGCCAAGCGAAAAGAAGAATTAGAAGTTCCAGAGAGTGGAAAGCCCTCGTGGACTTGCCGTCTACTATCTGATGAGAAGCTGTTGTGCTCAAAAATCAG GGAAGAGGCGGACGAGCTATGCCAAACACTGGAGGAGAACGAAGATAGGCTGCGTGCTGCCTTGGAGATGGCAGATGTGCTTTATCATGGCATGGCTCTGCTGGCCCGTAAAGGCGTGAAAATGGAAGAGGTTTTGGAAATTCTTCGGCGTAGGTTTTCCCAGTCGGGTATCGAGGAAAAGAGAAACCGCAAGTCATAA